The following coding sequences are from one Verrucosispora sp. WMMD573 window:
- a CDS encoding ATP/GTP-binding protein — protein MDSVQSPDWPAAPPGALAANSAAARYGGPTPTPPSIGRATAPPPPPPPTAHAAAPAPPPYRPPAATPATTGTHRATPPIPVKILVAGGFGVGKTTTVGSISEIAPLTTEAEMTTAGIGVDDPGQRSGKTTTTVAMDFGCVTIDRSLKLYLFGTPGQTRFGFMWDDLARGALGALVVVDSARLDDCYPAIDFFERSGLPFVVGVNAFDGRLAHDLGAIRWALAIGEHVPLVQFDARDRLSVRDALLVVLDRALDRATREKRA, from the coding sequence ATGGACTCCGTGCAATCTCCTGACTGGCCCGCCGCGCCACCGGGCGCGCTCGCCGCCAACAGCGCCGCAGCCCGCTACGGCGGTCCGACGCCGACCCCACCGTCCATCGGCCGGGCCACGGCACCACCGCCACCGCCACCGCCAACGGCCCATGCTGCTGCCCCGGCGCCGCCGCCGTACCGGCCGCCGGCCGCGACACCCGCCACCACGGGTACCCATCGGGCGACCCCGCCGATCCCGGTGAAGATCCTGGTGGCCGGCGGCTTCGGAGTGGGCAAGACCACCACCGTGGGCTCGATCTCGGAGATCGCCCCGCTGACCACCGAGGCGGAGATGACCACCGCCGGGATCGGGGTCGACGACCCTGGTCAGCGCTCCGGAAAGACCACCACCACCGTGGCGATGGACTTCGGTTGTGTCACCATCGATCGAAGCCTGAAGCTCTACCTGTTCGGCACGCCGGGCCAGACCCGTTTCGGCTTCATGTGGGACGACCTGGCCCGGGGTGCGCTCGGCGCACTGGTGGTGGTCGACAGCGCCCGGCTCGACGACTGCTACCCGGCGATCGATTTCTTCGAACGGTCGGGACTTCCGTTCGTGGTCGGGGTCAACGCCTTCGACGGGCGGTTGGCGCACGACCTGGGTGCGATCCGGTGGGCTCTGGCGATCGGCGAACATGTGCCCCTGGTGCAGTTCGACGCACGGGACCGGCTTTCGGTCCGGGACGCCCTGTTGGTCGTCCTGGACCGCGCGCTGGACCGGGCCACCCGGGAGAAACGGGCCTGA
- a CDS encoding nitrate- and nitrite sensing domain-containing protein, whose protein sequence is MLLGRLRIRGKLTLLVTIPLLCMLGLTLPVVWERAGVAQRAADIDQTVQLASRVGTLLQHLQRERMLAIGLLLGQVERSTLVQEIAEVDDRIVDLRVDFDGDLPAEVDGALDGVAQLAEVRTAVLAGQATPPQVIGAYGPVHIALIDSLRLPHDVDTRTPAGRQTLALDSILRKSEGLSGGGALIVLVASSPNPQFATAFVANMATLQSESSKMLDLLTPEQQALVNIEQTAVDARTSPEFLQQSAQDPVAAVADIPIQALFPTVSSLITLGQFVEKKLVADVTAEVRAQRQTALSGAYWVTGLVAVILVGVVLLALAIGRTVTGPLTRLTRSADRVARVAESELVRVADDETDNAQPVRLDPVDVRARDEVGDLARAFERVQNTAARLVERQAASRRNVAQMFGHVGRRTQNLVGRQIALIDRLEQQETDPGRLENLYRLDHISSRLRRNAGNLVVLSGAVGDVAHVAPVPLANVVRLALGEIEDYTRVDVQVPTEAAAAPAIVGDLVLALAELMENATVFSPPHTRVLVSGELTDNGVELTVVDHGIGMTEARLTDENARLTRRERLDLAPTEVLGLFVVGRLARRHRWAVGLAATPGGGVTATIRIPRTSLVVGTPEPAGPPVPPVGRAAPVAALPARHQLEPVPPTRDNPTAVDLSSPAADPVGFNPTLLTRATESMELSESWDAFATGPEPAGKTDAASAAIDPATVPVPQIAPASATPPAPMPGIRQRVPGASLPRTAPRVGPVDSNGVDPSAARAAVEAFESGVRRAELSQADALPQPVEPPAPPGLSQLSRRVPGANLIAQLPQQPLNQDPGDPAEVRDRINAFETGVARALRDVRNDRSDDEGTPR, encoded by the coding sequence ATGCTGCTCGGTAGGCTCCGCATCCGGGGCAAACTGACCCTGCTGGTGACCATTCCCCTGCTCTGCATGCTGGGGCTGACCCTGCCGGTGGTCTGGGAACGAGCCGGCGTGGCGCAGCGGGCCGCCGACATCGACCAGACCGTCCAGCTCGCCAGCCGGGTCGGCACCCTGCTCCAGCACCTGCAACGGGAACGGATGCTCGCCATCGGCCTCCTGCTCGGGCAGGTCGAGCGCAGCACGCTGGTGCAGGAGATCGCGGAGGTGGACGACCGGATCGTCGATCTGCGGGTCGACTTCGACGGCGACCTTCCGGCCGAGGTGGACGGAGCACTCGACGGCGTTGCGCAACTCGCCGAGGTACGCACCGCCGTACTGGCCGGACAGGCAACGCCGCCACAGGTCATCGGCGCGTACGGGCCGGTGCACATTGCCCTGATCGACTCGTTGCGGCTGCCGCACGACGTGGACACCCGGACCCCGGCCGGGCGGCAGACGCTGGCCCTGGACAGCATCCTGCGCAAGAGCGAGGGCCTCAGCGGCGGCGGTGCCCTGATCGTGTTGGTCGCCTCCTCGCCGAACCCCCAGTTCGCCACCGCGTTCGTGGCCAACATGGCCACCCTCCAGTCGGAGAGCAGCAAGATGCTCGACCTGCTCACCCCGGAGCAGCAGGCGCTGGTGAACATCGAGCAGACCGCGGTCGACGCCCGGACCAGCCCGGAGTTTCTCCAGCAGAGCGCTCAGGACCCGGTGGCCGCGGTGGCGGACATCCCCATCCAGGCCCTTTTCCCCACCGTCTCCTCACTGATCACGCTGGGCCAGTTCGTCGAGAAGAAACTGGTCGCCGACGTGACCGCCGAGGTACGCGCGCAACGGCAGACGGCGCTGTCCGGGGCGTACTGGGTGACCGGGCTGGTCGCGGTGATCCTGGTCGGCGTGGTGCTGCTCGCCCTGGCCATCGGCCGCACGGTGACCGGGCCGTTGACCCGGCTCACCCGCTCCGCCGACCGGGTCGCCCGGGTCGCCGAGTCCGAGCTGGTCCGGGTGGCCGACGACGAGACCGACAACGCCCAACCCGTCCGGCTCGATCCCGTCGACGTCCGCGCCCGGGACGAGGTCGGCGACCTCGCCCGGGCCTTCGAGCGGGTGCAGAACACGGCCGCGAGGCTGGTGGAACGGCAGGCGGCGAGCCGACGCAACGTCGCCCAGATGTTCGGCCACGTCGGCCGGCGTACCCAGAACCTGGTCGGTCGACAGATCGCCCTGATCGACCGGTTGGAGCAGCAGGAGACCGATCCGGGGCGGCTGGAGAACCTGTACCGGCTCGACCACATCTCCAGCCGGCTGCGGCGCAACGCGGGCAACCTCGTGGTGCTCTCCGGTGCGGTGGGTGACGTCGCGCACGTCGCACCGGTTCCGCTGGCCAACGTGGTCCGCCTCGCCCTCGGTGAGATCGAGGACTACACCCGGGTGGACGTCCAGGTGCCCACCGAGGCCGCCGCGGCACCCGCGATCGTCGGCGACCTGGTGTTGGCGCTCGCCGAACTGATGGAGAACGCCACCGTCTTCTCGCCGCCACACACCCGGGTGCTGGTCAGTGGCGAACTCACCGACAACGGCGTAGAGCTCACCGTGGTGGACCATGGCATCGGCATGACCGAGGCGCGGCTGACCGACGAGAACGCCCGCCTGACCCGCCGGGAACGGCTGGACCTCGCCCCGACCGAGGTGCTGGGGCTGTTCGTGGTGGGTCGGTTGGCCCGCCGGCACCGGTGGGCGGTCGGTCTCGCCGCCACCCCGGGCGGCGGCGTCACCGCAACCATTCGGATTCCCCGTACGTCGCTGGTCGTCGGGACGCCCGAGCCGGCTGGCCCGCCGGTTCCACCGGTCGGCCGGGCCGCGCCGGTGGCCGCCCTGCCGGCCCGGCACCAGCTCGAACCGGTGCCACCGACCCGGGACAACCCAACGGCGGTGGACCTGTCCAGCCCGGCGGCGGATCCGGTCGGGTTCAACCCCACGCTGCTGACCCGGGCCACCGAGAGCATGGAGCTGTCCGAGTCCTGGGACGCGTTCGCCACCGGCCCGGAGCCCGCCGGGAAGACCGACGCGGCATCGGCCGCCATCGACCCGGCGACCGTGCCGGTGCCGCAGATCGCACCGGCGTCGGCTACCCCGCCGGCCCCGATGCCCGGCATCCGGCAGCGGGTGCCCGGCGCCAGCCTGCCGAGGACGGCGCCGAGAGTGGGCCCGGTCGACTCCAACGGCGTGGACCCCAGCGCCGCTCGCGCCGCTGTGGAGGCATTCGAGTCGGGGGTACGCCGGGCCGAGCTGAGCCAGGCCGACGCCCTGCCACAGCCGGTTGAGCCGCCCGCTCCCCCGGGGCTGTCCCAGCTGTCCCGCAGGGTGCCCGGCGCCAATCTGATCGCGCAGCTACCGCAACAACCGCTCAACCAGGACCCGGGCGATCCGGCCGAGGTCCGCGATCGCATCAACGCGTTCGAGACGGGCGTCGCCCGGGCTCTGCGCGATGTCCGTAACGACCGCAGCGACGATGAAGGAACGCCACGTTGA
- a CDS encoding DUF742 domain-containing protein, translated as MNPDAAGAEQEPVIRIRPYLRESSPAGSAGPAGAPAAIGPEPEEAGPTGPRPFVLTAGRVAGADPTIGLETQVTARPTTEPWSVTATRLSPELQAIVALCGEPISVAEISAKTRLHFGVTRVLVGDLRAAGHLDVHVTDADDALDPDVILRVIDGLRAIS; from the coding sequence ATGAATCCCGACGCCGCCGGTGCGGAACAGGAGCCGGTGATTCGCATCCGGCCCTACCTGCGCGAGTCCTCCCCGGCCGGCTCCGCCGGCCCGGCGGGCGCACCGGCGGCGATCGGGCCGGAGCCCGAGGAGGCCGGGCCGACCGGGCCTCGCCCCTTCGTGCTCACCGCCGGCCGGGTGGCCGGCGCCGACCCCACGATCGGCCTGGAGACCCAGGTGACCGCCCGACCGACCACCGAACCGTGGAGTGTCACGGCCACCCGGTTGAGCCCGGAACTCCAGGCCATCGTGGCGCTCTGCGGTGAGCCGATCTCGGTGGCCGAGATCTCCGCCAAGACCCGGTTGCACTTCGGCGTGACCCGAGTGCTGGTGGGCGATCTGCGCGCCGCCGGCCACCTGGACGTACACGTGACCGACGCCGACGACGCCCTCGACCCCGACGTCATCCTGCGAGTGATTGATGGACTCCGTGCAATCTCCTGA
- a CDS encoding roadblock/LC7 domain-containing protein — protein MTSPHVHENLDHQSHPAGDLSPEARTFNWLLDSFTSGTAGVVEAIAVSSDGLLMAMSAIKDRSNAERLAAVVSGMTSLAGGAASWYALGGLNRVVVDMAEGYLLISAISSGSVLGVVADRSANLGTVAYEMTLFAGRAGGALTPRLIAELKNSVQQ, from the coding sequence TTGACCAGCCCGCACGTGCACGAGAACCTCGACCACCAGAGCCATCCCGCCGGGGACCTCAGCCCCGAGGCCCGCACCTTCAACTGGTTGCTGGATTCCTTCACCTCCGGGACCGCGGGAGTGGTGGAGGCGATCGCCGTGTCGTCGGACGGCCTGCTGATGGCCATGTCCGCGATCAAGGACAGGTCCAACGCGGAGCGTCTCGCCGCGGTCGTCTCCGGGATGACCAGCCTGGCCGGCGGGGCCGCCAGCTGGTACGCGTTGGGCGGCCTCAACCGCGTCGTGGTGGACATGGCCGAGGGCTACCTACTGATCAGCGCGATCAGCAGCGGTTCGGTGCTCGGCGTGGTCGCCGACCGGTCGGCGAACCTGGGCACCGTCGCCTACGAGATGACCCTCTTCGCCGGTCGCGCCGGTGGTGCGCTCACCCCGCGCCTGATCGCCGAACTCAAGAACTCCGTTCAGCAATGA
- a CDS encoding ABC transporter permease subunit has product MAGSTVEPTRDTTGVAASGAAAGYRPARTLPFGAEFRRQASRRRTQLALGFMVLLPLIILIAFQFDTNDDDNGGGEFGSLIDLATSGGLNFTLFTIFVSASFLLVVVVALFCGDTVASEASWGSLRYLLAIPVPRARLLAVKLLVALAYSALALILLAGTALAIGTLRYGWSPLRSTVAAQLEPGEGLLRLLAVLGYLAIVLLVVAGLAFLLSVTTDAALGAVGGAVLLWILSSILDQITALGAIRSFLPTHYSTAWLGLLSTPVQTDDIVRGTVSAICYATVFWGLAFWRFTRKDITS; this is encoded by the coding sequence ATGGCGGGATCGACTGTCGAGCCGACGCGGGACACGACCGGCGTCGCCGCCTCGGGAGCGGCGGCGGGTTACCGGCCCGCCCGGACGCTGCCGTTCGGTGCCGAGTTCCGCCGGCAGGCGTCGCGCCGGCGTACCCAGCTGGCGCTCGGCTTCATGGTGCTGCTGCCGCTGATCATCCTGATCGCGTTCCAGTTCGACACCAACGACGACGACAACGGCGGGGGTGAGTTCGGCAGCCTGATCGACCTCGCCACCTCCGGCGGGTTGAACTTCACCCTGTTCACCATCTTCGTGTCCGCCTCGTTCCTGCTGGTCGTCGTGGTCGCGCTGTTCTGCGGCGACACGGTGGCGAGCGAGGCGAGCTGGGGAAGCCTGCGCTACCTGTTGGCGATCCCGGTGCCCCGGGCCCGACTGCTCGCGGTGAAGCTGCTGGTCGCGCTCGCGTATTCGGCGCTGGCGCTGATCCTGCTCGCCGGCACGGCGCTGGCCATCGGCACCCTGCGCTACGGCTGGTCGCCGCTGCGCAGCACGGTCGCCGCACAGTTGGAGCCGGGCGAGGGGCTGCTGCGGTTGCTCGCGGTGCTCGGCTACCTGGCCATCGTCCTGCTGGTGGTCGCGGGCCTGGCGTTCCTGCTCTCGGTGACCACCGACGCGGCGTTGGGCGCGGTGGGAGGCGCGGTGCTGCTGTGGATCCTGTCCAGCATCCTGGACCAGATCACCGCGCTGGGCGCGATCCGGTCGTTCCTGCCGACCCACTACAGCACCGCGTGGTTGGGGCTGCTCTCCACGCCCGTACAGACCGACGACATCGTCCGGGGCACGGTCTCGGCGATCTGCTACGCG
- a CDS encoding alpha/beta fold hydrolase — MRSPFSAARIRRALPTGRRAVATTAAVVLLAVAAVWAVWPDRPGFRTESAMLTVRSGADGNEPVDLDTTLYLPRDAAAGREVPAVLLAHGFGGTKESVRTDAEELADRGYAVLTWTARGFGRSGGKIHLDSPDHEVRDAQRLLDWLAARPEIRTDATGDPRVGVVGGSYGGALSLLLAAQDQRVDAIVPMITWNDLSRAFLPESTGGEPTEGVFKSGWAGIFFGGGGNVGSGPAGISGTGAETSEGAPGAGPPSPAPGQGPGTAPGAPAVGGLPDPSCGRFATDVCAAYLRIAATGRADQAAVDLLRRSSPTGVLDRITAPTLLVQGAADTLFPLAEADANARGIAANGTPVRVAWFTGGHDGGSGPQTDSDRVKFLTAQWLDHYVAGDADAPGDTFTFSRIAGFDAMDRGLVATGYRTDDYPGLGGDSRVEVTLAGPVQPVANPPGGNPAAISSVPFAGSLGSLLSGVAGDIPGQHARFESKPLTEAVDIVGAPTVSLRAASSSGEAVLFAKLYVVDPEGAATLPSGLIAPIRLNDLPASIDAAAPVTVTLPAIVHRVEAGHRLRLVVATSDQAYTTPTEPAVYSVAVGDTPISLPTVDSDPIPTEAALWRWILVGLLAAIVVGLVVLVAVLRRRHRRQDTSVHPEYADTPLAVRRLRKEYADGFVAVSEVDFEVHPGQVVGLLGPNGAGKTTTLRVLMGLTQPTAGEIYVFGHRLVPGSPVLSRIGALVEGPGFLPHLSGLENLKAYWRATGRPEGDAHFEQALEIAGLGSSVHRRVRKYSHGMKQRLAIAQAMLGLPELLVLDEPTDGLDPPQIAEMRRVLQRYATDGRAVLVSSHLLAEVEQTCTHAVVVNKGRIVASGPVEEIVGDSPSVLVEVSDPTAARSVLDGLGGVRVLDDADGQLVVDTNGTARSEVVAELVRAGIAVDRVVPRRRLEDAFLALVGENSRGSGDR; from the coding sequence ATGAGATCGCCGTTCTCGGCCGCGCGGATCCGACGTGCCCTGCCCACCGGTCGCCGGGCCGTCGCCACCACTGCGGCTGTCGTCCTGCTGGCGGTGGCCGCGGTGTGGGCGGTCTGGCCGGACCGGCCGGGCTTTCGTACCGAGTCCGCGATGCTTACCGTCCGGTCCGGAGCGGACGGGAACGAGCCGGTCGACCTGGACACCACGTTGTACCTTCCGCGTGACGCCGCCGCCGGCCGCGAGGTACCGGCGGTCCTGCTCGCCCACGGCTTCGGCGGCACCAAGGAGTCGGTCCGTACCGACGCCGAGGAACTGGCCGACCGTGGATACGCCGTACTGACCTGGACCGCGCGCGGCTTCGGTCGCAGCGGCGGCAAGATTCACCTGGACAGTCCCGACCATGAGGTACGCGACGCGCAGCGGCTGCTGGACTGGCTGGCCGCGCGTCCGGAGATCCGTACCGACGCCACCGGTGACCCACGGGTGGGTGTGGTCGGCGGCTCCTACGGTGGTGCGCTGTCACTGCTGCTCGCCGCCCAGGACCAGCGGGTCGACGCGATCGTTCCCATGATCACCTGGAACGACCTGTCCCGCGCCTTCCTGCCCGAGAGCACCGGCGGCGAGCCGACCGAGGGCGTGTTCAAGTCCGGGTGGGCCGGCATCTTCTTCGGCGGTGGCGGAAACGTCGGCTCCGGTCCGGCCGGGATCTCCGGCACCGGCGCCGAGACGTCGGAGGGCGCGCCGGGTGCCGGTCCGCCCAGCCCCGCTCCGGGCCAGGGGCCCGGCACCGCACCCGGCGCACCGGCCGTCGGTGGTCTGCCCGATCCCTCCTGTGGACGGTTCGCCACCGACGTCTGCGCCGCGTACCTGCGCATCGCCGCCACCGGCCGGGCCGACCAGGCCGCCGTCGACCTGCTGCGCAGGTCCAGCCCAACCGGGGTGCTGGACCGGATCACCGCGCCAACCCTGCTGGTGCAGGGCGCGGCGGACACCCTCTTCCCGCTCGCCGAGGCCGACGCCAACGCCCGGGGCATCGCCGCGAACGGGACCCCGGTGCGGGTCGCCTGGTTCACCGGCGGCCACGACGGTGGCTCCGGACCGCAGACCGACTCCGACCGGGTCAAGTTCCTCACCGCGCAGTGGCTCGACCACTACGTGGCCGGCGACGCTGACGCGCCCGGCGACACCTTCACCTTCTCCCGGATCGCCGGCTTCGACGCGATGGACCGGGGCCTGGTCGCCACCGGCTACCGCACCGACGACTATCCGGGTCTGGGCGGCGACTCCCGGGTCGAGGTCACCCTGGCCGGCCCGGTCCAGCCGGTGGCCAACCCGCCCGGCGGCAACCCGGCCGCGATCTCCTCCGTACCGTTCGCCGGCTCGCTGGGCTCGCTGCTCAGCGGGGTGGCCGGCGACATACCCGGGCAGCACGCCCGGTTCGAGTCCAAGCCGCTGACCGAGGCGGTCGACATCGTCGGTGCGCCGACCGTGTCGCTGCGCGCCGCGTCGAGCAGCGGCGAGGCGGTCCTCTTCGCCAAGCTCTACGTGGTCGACCCGGAGGGGGCGGCCACCCTGCCCAGCGGGCTGATCGCGCCGATCCGGCTCAACGACCTGCCGGCCAGCATCGACGCCGCCGCGCCGGTCACCGTGACCCTGCCGGCGATCGTGCACCGGGTGGAGGCCGGGCACCGGCTCCGGCTGGTGGTGGCCACCTCGGACCAGGCGTACACGACCCCGACCGAGCCGGCGGTCTACTCGGTTGCGGTCGGCGACACGCCGATCAGCCTGCCGACGGTCGACAGTGACCCGATCCCCACCGAGGCGGCGCTCTGGCGCTGGATCCTGGTCGGGTTGCTCGCCGCGATCGTGGTCGGGCTCGTCGTGCTCGTGGCCGTGCTGCGCCGCCGGCACCGTCGCCAGGACACCTCCGTGCACCCGGAGTACGCGGACACCCCGTTGGCCGTGCGCCGGCTGCGCAAGGAGTACGCCGACGGCTTCGTCGCGGTCTCCGAGGTGGACTTCGAGGTGCATCCCGGTCAGGTGGTCGGTCTGCTCGGGCCCAACGGCGCCGGCAAGACCACCACGCTGCGGGTGCTGATGGGGCTGACCCAGCCGACCGCAGGGGAGATCTACGTCTTCGGGCACCGGCTGGTGCCCGGCTCGCCGGTGCTGTCGCGGATCGGCGCACTGGTGGAGGGGCCGGGGTTCCTGCCGCATCTGTCCGGCCTGGAGAACCTGAAGGCGTACTGGCGGGCGACCGGCCGGCCGGAGGGCGACGCCCACTTCGAGCAGGCACTGGAGATCGCCGGGCTGGGTTCCTCGGTGCACCGGCGGGTGCGTAAGTACAGCCACGGCATGAAGCAGCGCCTCGCCATCGCCCAGGCCATGCTCGGTCTGCCGGAACTGCTGGTGCTCGACGAGCCGACCGACGGGCTGGACCCGCCGCAGATCGCCGAGATGCGGCGGGTGCTCCAGCGGTACGCGACCGACGGACGGGCGGTGCTGGTCTCGAGTCACCTGCTCGCCGAGGTGGAGCAGACCTGCACCCACGCCGTGGTGGTGAACAAGGGTCGGATCGTGGCCTCCGGACCGGTCGAGGAGATCGTCGGCGACTCGCCCAGCGTGCTGGTCGAGGTGAGCGACCCGACCGCGGCCCGGAGCGTGCTCGACGGCCTCGGTGGGGTACGGGTGCTGGACGACGCCGACGGGCAGTTGGTCGTGGACACCAACGGCACCGCCCGCAGCGAGGTGGTCGCCGAGTTGGTCCGGGCCGGGATCGCAGTGGACCGGGTGGTGCCCCGGCGCCGCCTGGAGGACGCCTTCCTCGCCCTGGTGGGCGAGAACTCTCGGGGAAGCGGGGACCGGTGA